The following proteins come from a genomic window of Candidatus Zixiibacteriota bacterium:
- the lpxB gene encoding lipid-A-disaccharide synthase, protein MPSPSLCLVAGEPSGDLHGALLIAALRRRHPDWRLWGVGSDRMAAAGCDLWQHSRDWAVMGFAEVLRSLPQFRRRLRRLHSEIISRRPDGVVFIDYPGFNLRLARRLRGSEVRTLYYIVPQIWAWGQGRIEIFQRCIDRTIVVFPFEREFFAERGVTVDWVGHPFVDWVRPSALRDELRARLGVGSTATLMALLPGSRVQDFGHHLPVFMSAAQRLRSVIPGFHAVLGLAPSVKAQAPSGALRNVSIPSTDAIYDLIAAADLVLTKTGTATVECALLGTPMVCAFRTGALNYAIGRRLVQVRYAAMPNLIAGRQVVPEFIQKAATAEALAAAAAELLTRPDAAARQREDLANVRARLGSPGAVERAADVIDQWLESVPRHN, encoded by the coding sequence ATGCCAAGTCCATCGCTTTGCCTGGTCGCCGGCGAGCCGTCGGGAGACCTGCACGGCGCGCTCCTGATTGCGGCGTTGCGGCGCCGTCATCCGGATTGGCGACTCTGGGGCGTTGGCTCCGACCGGATGGCCGCCGCTGGGTGCGATCTGTGGCAACACTCCCGTGATTGGGCGGTGATGGGATTCGCCGAGGTCCTGCGTTCCCTGCCGCAGTTTCGCCGCCGGCTCCGTCGTCTGCACTCGGAGATCATAAGCCGCCGGCCGGACGGCGTCGTCTTCATCGACTACCCCGGATTCAACCTGCGCCTGGCGCGACGGCTCCGTGGTTCAGAAGTTCGCACACTATACTACATAGTGCCGCAGATCTGGGCCTGGGGCCAGGGACGGATCGAGATCTTCCAGCGTTGCATCGACCGCACGATCGTTGTCTTCCCGTTCGAGCGGGAGTTCTTCGCGGAACGCGGCGTGACGGTCGACTGGGTCGGTCATCCCTTCGTGGACTGGGTCCGTCCCTCAGCGCTGCGGGATGAACTGCGCGCGCGTTTGGGTGTCGGATCGACGGCGACGTTGATGGCGCTCCTCCCGGGGTCGCGCGTCCAGGACTTTGGTCATCACCTACCCGTGTTCATGTCTGCCGCCCAACGGCTCAGGAGCGTCATCCCGGGTTTCCATGCCGTGCTGGGTTTGGCGCCGTCAGTAAAGGCCCAGGCGCCGTCAGGGGCGCTGCGAAACGTGTCGATACCGTCGACCGACGCGATCTATGATCTCATAGCGGCGGCTGATCTGGTTCTGACCAAGACGGGAACGGCAACTGTAGAATGCGCCTTGCTGGGCACTCCCATGGTCTGCGCCTTCCGCACTGGAGCGCTGAATTACGCCATCGGTCGACGACTGGTGCAGGTTCGCTATGCCGCAATGCCCAATCTGATCGCCGGACGACAGGTCGTGCCGGAGTTCATCCAGAAAGCCGCCACGGCGGAGGCGTTGGCCGCTGCGGCCGCGGAATTGCTGACCAGACCCGATGCGGCCGCCCGTCAGCGCGAAGACCTGGCGAATGTCCGCGCCCGACTCGGTTCGCCCGGCGCCGTGGAACGCGCCGCCGATGTCATCGATCAGTGGCTGGAGTCGGTGCCCCGGCACAATTGA
- a CDS encoding Gfo/Idh/MocA family oxidoreductase, translating into MASQPTIGVIGVGHLGAHHVRLLADSPLWHLAGVFDIDPNKNTTAAAQYSLPVLTSAGELLEHCDAVVICTPTDSHFELARLAMERGRHVFVEKPLCASDEQAARLVMLAEQHRIIGVTGHIERFNPAFVAVLPEIVRPRFIEAHRLNQFSPRGLATDVVLELMIHDIDLVRSLVGAEPVEIRASGVPVLSETDDIANCRLAFPDGCVANLTASRISASPMRKLRVFSTDRYTTIDLAQKTCESFQLFGPGAARGERWRPVVEWQGRMIARRSFPPLEANALAAELEDFHRAITTGGAPRVDLREGAASLRVALAVAAACREAARTDNSPEARELLTTSRPTA; encoded by the coding sequence ATGGCATCGCAGCCGACCATCGGTGTCATCGGTGTCGGGCATCTGGGTGCCCACCACGTGCGCCTGCTGGCCGACTCGCCGCTCTGGCATCTGGCCGGGGTGTTTGATATTGATCCAAACAAGAACACCACGGCCGCCGCGCAGTATTCCCTCCCTGTTCTGACGTCGGCCGGGGAGCTGCTGGAGCATTGCGACGCCGTCGTCATCTGCACGCCGACCGATTCCCACTTTGAGTTAGCCCGGCTGGCGATGGAACGGGGACGCCATGTGTTTGTTGAAAAGCCGCTGTGCGCCAGCGACGAGCAGGCAGCGAGGCTGGTCATGTTGGCCGAGCAACATCGCATTATTGGCGTTACTGGGCACATCGAGCGCTTCAATCCCGCGTTCGTCGCCGTGCTGCCGGAGATTGTCCGGCCGCGGTTCATCGAGGCGCACCGGCTCAACCAGTTTTCGCCGCGCGGCCTGGCGACCGACGTCGTCCTCGAACTGATGATCCATGATATTGATCTGGTCCGCAGTCTCGTCGGTGCCGAACCGGTCGAGATCCGCGCCTCGGGCGTGCCCGTCTTGTCGGAAACCGACGACATCGCCAACTGCCGGTTGGCGTTCCCCGATGGTTGCGTCGCCAATCTGACCGCCTCGCGCATCTCGGCGTCGCCGATGCGGAAGTTGCGCGTCTTCTCGACCGACCGCTACACGACCATCGATCTGGCGCAGAAGACTTGTGAGTCCTTTCAGCTCTTTGGACCGGGCGCGGCTCGCGGCGAACGATGGCGGCCCGTGGTCGAGTGGCAGGGGCGCATGATTGCCCGGCGGTCATTCCCGCCTTTGGAGGCGAATGCTCTGGCGGCGGAATTGGAAGACTTCCATCGAGCGATCACAACCGGCGGTGCGCCACGCGTCGATCTGCGCGAAGGCGCCGCGTCCCTGCGTGTGGCTCTAGCGGTGGCGGCCGCCTGCCGCGAGGCGGCGCGCACCGACAACAGCCCCGAAGCGCGAGAGCTCCTGACGACGTCACGCCCCACGGCGTAG
- a CDS encoding YifB family Mg chelatase-like AAA ATPase, whose amino-acid sequence MTRACTGPNTRESGASMLAKVISSAVLGIDAYLVEVEADITPALPAFVTVGLPDGAVREAKERVASAIKNSDYLFPSKKVTINLAPADVKKEGSAFDLPMAVGILAATGQVLREDFSDYVLIGELSLDGALRPVPGVLPMAMRALAEKKKGILVPVANADEAAIPSGLNVYPVESLIQTVAFLENGDTVKPHTIDVQEIFNRALVYPVDFTDVKGQQLSKRALEVAAAGGHNVIMVGPPGSGKTMLARRFPTILPNMTLDEALETTKIHSVAGSLPSGAAMIATRPYRSPHHTISNAGLVGGGTTPRPGEVSLAHHGVLFLDEMPEFNKDVLEVLRQPMEDGHVTIARAAQTLTFPARFMLIGAMNPCPCGFFGSPQHDCHCTPQQITKYMSKISGPLLDRIDIHIEVPAVKFKELSSEEAGEPSETIRARVNKARQRQLDRFAHEKGMYCNAHMESKHLRTYCPIDNESLDLLRRAITKLGLSARAYDRILKVSRTIADLDGTMDIHSQHIAEAIQYRNLDRTLWM is encoded by the coding sequence GTGACGCGGGCCTGTACCGGGCCGAACACGCGCGAATCCGGGGCGAGCATGCTGGCCAAAGTGATCTCATCGGCGGTGCTGGGAATCGACGCTTACCTGGTCGAGGTCGAGGCCGACATCACCCCGGCGTTGCCCGCGTTCGTGACCGTCGGCCTCCCCGATGGCGCAGTGCGCGAAGCGAAAGAACGGGTCGCCTCGGCGATCAAGAACTCCGATTACCTGTTCCCCAGCAAGAAGGTCACGATCAATCTCGCCCCGGCGGATGTGAAGAAGGAGGGCTCGGCCTTCGACCTGCCGATGGCGGTCGGAATTCTCGCCGCCACCGGACAAGTCCTGCGCGAGGATTTCTCCGACTATGTCCTGATCGGTGAGCTGTCGTTGGATGGTGCTTTGCGTCCGGTCCCCGGCGTGTTGCCGATGGCGATGCGCGCCTTGGCGGAGAAGAAGAAGGGAATCCTCGTCCCCGTTGCCAACGCCGATGAGGCGGCGATCCCCAGCGGGCTGAATGTCTATCCGGTCGAGTCGCTGATACAGACCGTCGCCTTCCTCGAAAACGGCGATACGGTCAAGCCGCACACGATAGATGTTCAGGAAATCTTCAATCGCGCCTTGGTTTATCCCGTCGATTTCACCGATGTCAAAGGCCAGCAGTTGAGCAAACGCGCCCTCGAGGTCGCCGCCGCCGGTGGACACAACGTGATCATGGTCGGTCCGCCCGGATCGGGAAAGACGATGCTGGCGCGACGCTTCCCTACGATCCTGCCGAACATGACCCTGGACGAGGCGCTGGAAACCACGAAGATCCACTCCGTCGCCGGATCACTCCCGTCGGGGGCGGCGATGATCGCCACACGCCCGTATCGCTCGCCGCACCACACGATCTCCAATGCCGGTCTGGTCGGCGGCGGCACCACGCCGCGCCCGGGCGAGGTCTCACTGGCGCACCATGGCGTACTCTTCCTCGATGAAATGCCGGAATTCAACAAGGACGTCCTCGAAGTGCTGCGTCAACCGATGGAGGATGGCCATGTCACCATCGCCCGCGCCGCGCAGACATTGACGTTCCCGGCCCGTTTCATGTTGATCGGGGCAATGAATCCCTGCCCCTGCGGTTTTTTCGGCTCGCCGCAACACGATTGCCACTGCACGCCGCAGCAGATCACCAAGTATATGTCGAAGATCTCCGGGCCGCTTCTCGATCGTATCGACATCCACATCGAGGTCCCCGCGGTGAAATTCAAAGAGTTGTCATCGGAAGAAGCAGGCGAACCCTCGGAGACGATCCGCGCCCGGGTCAACAAGGCGCGCCAACGGCAGTTGGATCGTTTCGCCCACGAGAAGGGGATGTACTGCAACGCGCACATGGAATCGAAACACCTGCGCACCTACTGCCCCATCGACAACGAGTCGCTCGATCTGCTGCGCCGCGCGATCACCAAACTCGGCTTGTCGGCGCGGGCGTATGATCGTATCCTGAAAGTGTCCCGGACAATCGCCGATCTCGACGGGACGATGGACATTCATTCGCAGCACATCGCCGAAGCGATCCAATACCGCAACCTGGACCGGACGCTGTGGATGTAA
- a CDS encoding transposase yields MSEYRRCRTPGGTYFFTVVTHERRPILCQDGVADQLLAIISVVAEEIPFQVEAYALLPDHLHCIWRLGDDTCDFSRAWALVKLRFTKRMVALSSFRPETETRSRSKIARSDSAIWQRRFWEHKIRNEADFEAHFHYIHFNPVKHGLVRRPMEWRHSTFHRYVEEGIYAQDWGGLDEWPEGIGNE; encoded by the coding sequence ATGTCCGAATACCGCCGATGTAGGACTCCAGGCGGGACCTACTTCTTCACGGTCGTCACGCATGAGCGCCGTCCGATTCTATGCCAAGACGGGGTTGCCGATCAACTTCTCGCCATCATAAGCGTTGTGGCCGAGGAAATCCCGTTCCAGGTCGAGGCCTATGCGCTTCTGCCGGACCATCTCCACTGCATTTGGCGCCTCGGCGATGACACCTGCGATTTCTCCCGAGCGTGGGCGCTGGTGAAGTTGCGATTCACGAAGCGCATGGTCGCCCTGTCTTCGTTCCGGCCCGAGACGGAGACACGGAGCAGGTCGAAGATTGCCCGGAGCGACAGTGCCATTTGGCAGAGGCGATTCTGGGAGCACAAGATCCGCAACGAGGCTGACTTCGAGGCCCATTTTCATTACATTCATTTCAATCCTGTCAAGCATGGGCTTGTCAGGAGACCGATGGAGTGGCGGCATTCGACATTCCATCGGTATGTCGAGGAAGGCATCTACGCGCAGGATTGGGGCGGGCTGGATGAGTGGCCGGAAGGAATCGGAAACGAGTAG
- the lpxA gene encoding acyl-ACP--UDP-N-acetylglucosamine O-acyltransferase — MDSVQTTSQETRIHSTAIVDPTARLDVGVTVEPYAVIDGDVEIGAGSVIGSHARIAAGARLGREVRVYDAAAVGNPPQDLKFGGEQTELIVGDRTVIREFATLNRGTKASGRTVIGADCLIMAYGHVAHDNELGHHVILANAVQLGGHVHIGDWAIIGGGTVVHQFSKIGAHAMVGGGFRVTQDVAPYVIVGGYPLKTLSINRIGLERRGFSAEQVAAVSRSFRILFRSGLNMTQAMEKLRAEAPDTPETRYLIEFVGGSERGIVR, encoded by the coding sequence ATGGACAGCGTGCAGACGACGTCACAAGAGACACGGATTCACTCGACAGCAATAGTGGATCCGACGGCGCGTCTGGATGTCGGCGTGACCGTCGAGCCGTACGCTGTCATTGATGGCGATGTCGAGATTGGCGCCGGATCCGTGATCGGTTCGCACGCGCGCATCGCCGCCGGGGCGCGTTTGGGACGCGAGGTCCGCGTTTACGATGCCGCGGCGGTGGGCAATCCGCCCCAGGATCTGAAGTTTGGCGGCGAGCAGACCGAATTGATCGTCGGTGATCGCACGGTGATCCGCGAGTTTGCCACGCTAAATCGCGGCACCAAGGCGAGCGGGCGCACGGTCATCGGCGCCGACTGCCTGATTATGGCCTATGGCCATGTGGCACACGACAACGAGCTTGGGCACCATGTGATCCTTGCCAATGCCGTGCAACTGGGCGGGCATGTTCACATCGGCGATTGGGCGATCATCGGCGGTGGGACCGTCGTCCACCAGTTCTCGAAGATCGGCGCCCATGCAATGGTCGGCGGCGGGTTCCGCGTGACACAGGATGTTGCGCCCTATGTGATCGTCGGTGGCTATCCCCTGAAGACGCTCTCGATCAATCGCATCGGCCTGGAACGTCGCGGCTTCAGCGCCGAGCAGGTCGCCGCCGTCAGCCGGTCCTTCCGCATTCTCTTTCGTTCCGGATTGAACATGACGCAGGCGATGGAAAAGCTGCGCGCCGAGGCACCGGATACTCCGGAAACGCGCTACCTCATCGAGTTCGTCGGCGGTTCCGAGCGCGGGATCGTTCGCTGA
- a CDS encoding glycosyltransferase N-terminal domain-containing protein yields MAPLSAWWFGRSGRWPKEGIRQRQGRQLPPMPSSQPIWIHGASLGEVRVGGFFAEALQRHGQAVIASAMTEPGYWLCREVHREDTACFRLPFDLPGPVGRALSHCRPRALILVETEWWPNLILGAAACDVPVFVINGRVSQRAYRRYRLLSRYWRALLSGVEFFYMRSESDAQRLVSLGVDHRRVAATGLLKVLPSPDASTDPSSIPLVSEHGVPLVWVAGCTRPGEEPTVLSAFRSLQSEFPNLRLWLAPRHPDRFDEVSRLVEQAGYRPLRWSQCQKESPDRTCAPVLIIDQIGILAGLYRHAQVAFVGGSLKPFGGHNPLEPALAGAMVFFGPHMDEQHDAAALVLQAGLAQRVYDAPSLARAVADELRSSRSREQRQAQSDELRDRLLRVRDDVADDLLTRLEALPTRGRQQARGHSAA; encoded by the coding sequence ATGGCGCCTCTCTCCGCCTGGTGGTTTGGACGGTCAGGCCGTTGGCCGAAAGAGGGAATCCGGCAGCGCCAGGGACGTCAACTACCCCCGATGCCATCCTCCCAGCCGATCTGGATTCACGGCGCCTCGCTCGGTGAGGTGCGCGTCGGTGGCTTCTTCGCCGAGGCACTCCAACGCCATGGTCAGGCGGTCATTGCCTCGGCCATGACCGAGCCGGGGTATTGGTTGTGTCGAGAGGTCCATCGGGAGGATACCGCTTGCTTTCGTCTTCCGTTCGATCTGCCCGGCCCGGTCGGTCGCGCTCTGTCACACTGTCGCCCACGTGCGTTGATCCTCGTCGAAACCGAATGGTGGCCCAATCTGATCCTCGGAGCCGCGGCCTGCGACGTGCCGGTCTTCGTCATCAATGGCCGTGTTTCGCAGCGCGCCTACCGACGCTACCGTCTTCTGTCCCGGTACTGGCGTGCCCTGCTGTCCGGCGTGGAGTTCTTCTATATGCGTTCTGAATCGGATGCGCAGCGATTGGTCTCGTTGGGGGTCGACCACAGGCGAGTGGCCGCGACGGGACTGCTGAAGGTCCTGCCGTCGCCTGATGCGTCGACCGACCCGAGTTCAATACCGCTTGTCTCAGAACACGGGGTGCCCTTGGTCTGGGTCGCCGGATGTACACGACCAGGGGAGGAACCGACCGTGTTGTCTGCCTTCCGCTCGCTGCAGTCCGAGTTCCCCAATCTGCGGTTGTGGTTGGCACCACGGCACCCGGATCGCTTCGATGAAGTCTCCAGGCTGGTGGAGCAGGCCGGATATCGTCCGCTCCGGTGGTCGCAGTGCCAAAAGGAATCGCCGGACCGGACCTGTGCTCCTGTCCTCATCATCGATCAGATCGGGATCTTGGCCGGGCTGTACCGACACGCCCAGGTCGCCTTCGTCGGGGGGAGTCTGAAGCCGTTCGGTGGTCACAATCCTCTCGAACCGGCATTGGCGGGTGCCATGGTCTTCTTCGGTCCGCACATGGACGAACAGCATGACGCCGCGGCCCTGGTGTTGCAGGCAGGTCTGGCCCAACGCGTGTACGATGCGCCTTCTCTGGCGCGTGCCGTTGCTGATGAGTTGCGCTCGTCCCGCTCCCGTGAGCAACGTCAGGCCCAAAGCGACGAGCTCCGCGATCGCCTCCTCCGTGTGCGTGACGACGTCGCGGACGATCTTCTCACCCGACTGGAGGCACTTCCAACTCGGGGGCGACAACAAGCGAGAGGGCATTCGGCCGCGTAG
- a CDS encoding DUF72 domain-containing protein: MTGTGGTIRVGTSGYSFPDWVGTFYPEDIAKGKMLDHYVQHFDTVEINSTYYRTPHPAVMRNIERKTPPGFEFIVKTPQTFTHERKGIAEAIPPFLDAIAPLAESGKLAGLLAQFPWSFRYNDANLDYIIGHAPLFDGTPLFVEYRHDSWLALPVKEALARAGIGYCNVDQPRLPHLLPPESAATTDVGYVRMHGRNAAHWWGGGPLRYDYAYSDPELSEWVGRLDQLRHQVGKVFVFFNNCHLGQAVRDARRLKDMLAGTAPRLRS; this comes from the coding sequence ATGACCGGCACGGGCGGGACGATACGCGTCGGAACAAGCGGCTACTCCTTCCCCGACTGGGTCGGCACCTTCTACCCGGAGGACATTGCCAAGGGGAAGATGCTGGATCACTACGTTCAGCACTTCGACACTGTGGAAATCAACTCGACGTACTACCGCACGCCCCACCCGGCGGTGATGCGCAACATCGAACGCAAGACCCCGCCGGGCTTCGAGTTCATCGTCAAGACGCCGCAGACGTTCACGCACGAGCGGAAAGGAATTGCAGAGGCGATTCCTCCGTTTCTGGACGCCATCGCCCCGTTGGCCGAATCCGGCAAACTGGCGGGACTGTTGGCGCAATTCCCGTGGTCGTTCCGATACAATGATGCCAACCTCGACTACATCATTGGCCATGCGCCCCTGTTCGACGGGACGCCTCTCTTCGTTGAGTACCGCCACGACAGTTGGCTGGCACTGCCCGTCAAGGAGGCTCTCGCACGCGCCGGAATCGGCTATTGCAACGTCGATCAACCGCGCCTCCCGCATCTGCTCCCGCCCGAGTCGGCCGCGACCACCGATGTGGGATATGTGCGGATGCATGGGCGCAATGCGGCCCATTGGTGGGGGGGCGGCCCGCTGCGCTATGACTACGCTTACTCCGATCCGGAGCTGTCCGAGTGGGTGGGACGGTTAGACCAGCTCCGTCACCAAGTGGGAAAGGTCTTCGTGTTCTTCAACAATTGCCACCTCGGCCAGGCCGTGCGCGACGCGCGACGGCTCAAGGACATGCTCGCGGGCACGGCCCCTCGACTCCGCTCGTGA
- the lpxK gene encoding tetraacyldisaccharide 4'-kinase, translated as MLEFLTRAFVDWSAGDRRLALYCYGIFARPAGWIYRMVEWFARWRHRGGVLAGPHRAQLIVVSSPVAGGVGKTPLVAFIADRLQQQGRRVVIVTLGYGRTGRGTVGLGDARRTVDVAESGDEALELRQRTNIPVRVGDEPADIVAELDRDSRTDAVVFDDGVRRRWEHERRLAVLTSRDLEAPVRYLPDGRWRTTPRTVARAAAVAVTDAFDCSDSVREHHRRILAGWKFTGPVGWFATRVIALSPIVGMSAGSGTVPSGRPFVFCGLGQPRRFLAQVRSAGFEPGGFHFYTDHHRYRRADAEQLDRRRSNRQCTWFLTTHKDAVKIDPAWLGSTPAYFLRISLQQVAGDDLFTTLAGNL; from the coding sequence ATGCTGGAATTCCTGACCCGGGCATTTGTGGATTGGAGCGCTGGAGACCGCCGCCTGGCACTCTATTGTTATGGGATATTCGCCCGACCTGCCGGATGGATCTACCGTATGGTTGAGTGGTTTGCCCGATGGCGGCATCGCGGCGGTGTTCTTGCGGGGCCGCATCGCGCGCAGTTGATTGTGGTCTCCTCACCCGTGGCTGGCGGGGTCGGCAAAACGCCGCTTGTCGCCTTCATCGCCGACCGCCTGCAGCAGCAGGGGAGACGCGTGGTGATCGTGACGTTGGGATACGGTCGCACCGGACGGGGGACGGTTGGTCTGGGCGATGCACGCCGCACTGTCGATGTCGCGGAGAGCGGGGACGAGGCTCTGGAACTGCGGCAGCGGACGAACATCCCGGTGCGGGTGGGGGACGAGCCGGCGGATATCGTCGCGGAGTTGGATCGTGACAGCAGGACCGACGCCGTTGTGTTTGATGACGGCGTACGCCGGCGGTGGGAACATGAACGTCGCCTGGCCGTTCTGACCTCCCGCGATCTTGAAGCGCCGGTCCGGTACCTTCCGGATGGGCGCTGGCGCACGACGCCGCGGACCGTGGCGAGGGCCGCGGCTGTCGCCGTCACCGATGCCTTCGACTGCTCCGATTCGGTCCGCGAACACCATCGACGAATCCTGGCCGGTTGGAAATTCACCGGTCCGGTCGGCTGGTTTGCGACGCGTGTCATCGCGTTGAGTCCGATCGTCGGCATGTCCGCCGGCAGCGGAACGGTCCCCTCTGGCCGCCCCTTCGTCTTCTGCGGGTTGGGACAGCCACGGCGCTTTCTCGCCCAAGTCCGCAGTGCTGGTTTCGAACCGGGCGGATTCCACTTCTATACCGACCATCACCGCTACCGGCGAGCGGACGCCGAACAGCTTGACAGGCGACGGAGCAATCGTCAATGCACGTGGTTTCTGACAACGCACAAGGATGCCGTCAAAATCGACCCGGCATGGCTGGGGTCAACGCCGGCGTACTTCCTGCGTATATCGCTCCAACAGGTCGCGGGCGATGACCTGTTCACGACGCTTGCGGGGAACCTGTAG
- a CDS encoding bifunctional UDP-3-O-[3-hydroxymyristoyl] N-acetylglucosamine deacetylase/3-hydroxyacyl-ACP dehydratase, with product MHKHQRTIQKAAELTGTGLHTGQACTIRFLPAPAGTGVVFRVPNGDNVAEIKADIDLVKDVNRGTTLAQGDAKVHTVEHVLSALAGMEIDNCVCVLDNNEPPIIDGSSKPFVDVLLSAGISVQDEPKTYFEPEGPINYSEPGRGVDLICVPSEDFRVTFMVDYRNPALGTQYTTLASLEGEYANEFAPARTFCFMSEVEALHKQGLIRGGNLDNAVVICDDGYSQIDADRLREAIHYPGPVSIGRTGILNDVALRFPNEPVRHKVVDLIGDLSLIGMPIKAHILAARSGHAANVGLAKKIRAEMEKKRLAEKYKAPSTGRGLQLDAQAIAGIMPHRYPMLLIDRILDLEPGQRVVAIKNVTFNEPYFVGHFPNHPVMPGVLIVEAMAQAGGLMLLNMIENPQEKVVYFMGIDNARFRKPVRPGDQLRFEVEMVTFRRGMCKIAGKAFVDDVVVTEATMMAMLMEK from the coding sequence ATGCACAAACACCAACGCACCATTCAAAAAGCGGCGGAACTGACCGGCACCGGTCTGCACACAGGACAGGCGTGCACGATCCGATTCCTTCCCGCGCCGGCGGGGACCGGGGTCGTCTTCCGCGTGCCCAATGGCGACAATGTGGCTGAGATCAAGGCGGATATCGATCTCGTCAAGGATGTCAACCGCGGCACGACGCTGGCCCAGGGAGACGCGAAAGTCCACACGGTCGAGCATGTCCTCTCGGCGCTCGCCGGGATGGAGATCGACAACTGCGTCTGCGTCCTCGACAACAACGAGCCGCCGATCATCGATGGGTCGAGCAAGCCATTTGTCGATGTCCTCCTGTCGGCGGGAATTTCGGTGCAGGATGAGCCGAAAACCTACTTCGAGCCGGAGGGGCCGATCAACTACTCCGAGCCGGGGCGCGGCGTCGACTTGATCTGTGTCCCGTCGGAGGACTTTCGCGTCACCTTCATGGTCGACTACCGCAACCCCGCGCTCGGCACTCAGTACACGACATTGGCGTCGCTCGAAGGGGAATATGCCAACGAGTTCGCCCCGGCGCGGACATTCTGCTTTATGTCCGAGGTCGAGGCGCTGCACAAGCAGGGATTGATCCGCGGCGGGAACCTCGACAATGCGGTTGTCATCTGCGACGACGGCTATTCGCAGATCGACGCCGACCGGCTCCGGGAAGCGATCCACTACCCCGGCCCCGTGTCCATCGGCCGCACGGGGATTCTCAATGACGTCGCGTTGCGTTTTCCCAATGAACCGGTACGGCACAAGGTGGTCGATCTCATCGGCGATCTGTCGCTGATCGGCATGCCGATCAAGGCGCACATCCTCGCGGCGCGTTCCGGGCATGCCGCCAACGTCGGTCTGGCGAAGAAGATCCGCGCCGAGATGGAGAAGAAGCGTCTGGCCGAGAAGTACAAGGCGCCATCCACCGGACGCGGCCTGCAACTGGACGCCCAGGCCATCGCCGGTATCATGCCGCATCGCTATCCGATGCTATTGATCGACCGTATTCTCGATCTGGAACCGGGCCAGCGCGTGGTGGCCATCAAGAACGTCACGTTCAATGAACCGTACTTCGTCGGGCATTTCCCCAACCATCCGGTGATGCCCGGCGTGCTGATCGTGGAGGCGATGGCGCAGGCGGGCGGCTTGATGCTTTTGAACATGATCGAGAATCCCCAGGAGAAGGTCGTCTACTTCATGGGGATCGACAACGCCCGCTTCCGCAAGCCGGTGCGCCCCGGCGATCAACTGCGCTTCGAGGTCGAGATGGTGACCTTCCGGCGCGGCATGTGTAAAATCGCCGGCAAGGCGTTCGTCGATGACGTGGTGGTCACCGAAGCGACCATGATGGCGATGCTGATGGAGAAGTGA
- a CDS encoding DUF6754 domain-containing protein: MVAHSADDASSSSPTSWFHGERTVELIAIGIVVLAIAGAQWWSKRRRLRFRRLAPMEAIDDAVGRATETGTPVVYITGWGGDMGRPTTMASMAILSHVATYTAEYNSRLLVPSHDPIVASVAEDTIHQAATLAGRPEWIQSSEVTFVTQSQFGYAAAVDGLFARERPGAVFLIGSFEGEALILAEGAQQCGAVTIAGSDSTIQLAFFLVACDYTLIGEELFAAPGLISGDPKVSAAVLAQDWLKYAVLAVLLFGAVGLLAFHADLSALLSR; this comes from the coding sequence GTGGTTGCGCATTCCGCCGATGACGCTTCGTCATCGAGCCCGACATCGTGGTTCCATGGCGAACGGACGGTGGAGTTGATCGCGATTGGAATCGTCGTGCTGGCCATTGCCGGGGCGCAGTGGTGGAGTAAACGACGCCGACTCCGCTTTCGCCGTCTGGCGCCGATGGAGGCGATCGACGATGCGGTCGGGCGCGCCACCGAGACGGGGACACCGGTCGTCTACATCACCGGCTGGGGGGGCGACATGGGGCGGCCGACGACCATGGCATCGATGGCGATTCTCTCCCACGTGGCGACGTACACCGCCGAATACAACAGCCGCCTCCTGGTACCATCGCATGACCCGATCGTCGCCTCGGTGGCGGAGGACACGATCCATCAGGCGGCCACGCTGGCGGGACGTCCGGAGTGGATCCAATCCAGCGAGGTCACCTTCGTGACGCAAAGCCAGTTCGGATATGCGGCGGCGGTCGATGGGCTCTTTGCGCGCGAGCGACCGGGCGCGGTCTTCCTCATCGGTTCGTTCGAGGGCGAGGCACTGATCCTCGCCGAAGGCGCCCAGCAGTGCGGGGCGGTGACGATCGCCGGTTCCGATTCGACGATTCAACTCGCCTTTTTCCTCGTGGCCTGCGACTACACGTTGATCGGGGAAGAATTGTTTGCGGCCCCCGGCCTGATTTCCGGTGATCCCAAGGTGTCGGCCGCCGTGCTGGCGCAGGATTGGCTCAAGTATGCGGTGCTGGCAGTCCTCTTGTTCGGGGCCGTCGGACTATTGGCGTTCCATGCCGACTTGAGCGCGTTGCTGTCTCGATAG